The following coding sequences are from one Candidatus Nitrohelix vancouverensis window:
- a CDS encoding DNA-3-methyladenine glycosylase 2 family protein, whose product MKPPLMSPELHKQFAKIAGKFSPSLQNALLDIGPLNIPDRRKGGVAQFLSRAVVGQQLSARASTCIWLRIEAAVRENQNQIPNFFCEDNFRSIQKCGVSRNKIKTLIHIRNAHEKNQLSDAFFKRLDTEARSAHLTKIWGVGPWTAEMTSLFYFQDLNIWPEGDIAVQKTFKKFIGESGEVTAKEGAGLFSPYRSFLALYMWRIVDGEL is encoded by the coding sequence ATGAAGCCACCTTTAATGAGTCCTGAGCTGCATAAGCAGTTTGCTAAAATTGCTGGCAAATTTTCTCCGTCTCTCCAGAATGCCTTGCTAGACATTGGTCCATTAAACATTCCTGACCGTAGAAAAGGGGGCGTAGCTCAATTTCTTTCTAGGGCTGTCGTGGGTCAACAACTTTCCGCGAGGGCCTCGACTTGTATTTGGCTCCGTATTGAGGCGGCAGTCCGTGAAAACCAGAACCAGATACCAAACTTCTTTTGCGAGGATAACTTTAGGTCCATACAAAAATGCGGGGTATCCAGAAATAAAATAAAAACCCTTATTCACATAAGAAACGCCCATGAGAAGAATCAGCTATCTGATGCTTTTTTCAAGAGATTGGATACCGAAGCTCGCTCGGCACACCTGACAAAAATTTGGGGTGTCGGGCCATGGACGGCAGAAATGACTTCATTATTTTATTTCCAGGATTTAAATATTTGGCCTGAAGGGGATATTGCCGTACAAAAGACATTTAAGAAGTTTATAGGTGAATCAGGAGAAGTGACAGCAAAGGAAGGAGCAGGTTTGTTTTCCCCATATCGATCATTTTTGGCTCTTTATATGTGGCGCATTGTGGATGGTGAGCTATAG
- a CDS encoding DNA cytosine methyltransferase, with product MNWNKFKFIDLFAGIGGIRIPFDRLGGTCVFTSEWDKYAQQMYFENFGDKPNGDITQIYEDNIPEHDVLLAGFPCQPFSIMGEGQGFADTRGTLFFDIERIIKAKKPKAFLLENVKQLVGHDGGRTFKVIMERLRAQGYTVYSKVLNALNFGVPQKRERIIIVGFREKIDFTWPKGTHNYPPLANILEEDSMVDPSLFASKKIQQSRIDLCKNIPDYPSIWHQNKSGNISALPYSCALRAGASYSYLLVNGRRRLSAREMLRLQGFPDSFKIVVSYTQLRKQAGNSVTVPLIQAVAENMIEALRTRAPKRHNQEQMILIWEEGRISA from the coding sequence ATGAATTGGAACAAATTTAAATTTATTGATTTATTTGCAGGGATCGGAGGAATTCGAATCCCATTTGATCGACTTGGTGGGACGTGTGTGTTTACCTCTGAATGGGACAAGTACGCCCAACAAATGTATTTTGAGAACTTTGGGGATAAGCCTAACGGTGACATTACCCAAATTTATGAAGATAATATTCCTGAGCATGATGTTTTACTTGCAGGATTTCCTTGTCAACCATTTTCGATTATGGGCGAAGGACAAGGTTTTGCTGATACGAGGGGGACTCTTTTTTTTGATATTGAAAGAATCATTAAGGCAAAAAAACCCAAGGCGTTTTTATTAGAAAATGTCAAGCAACTAGTTGGGCATGATGGAGGCCGTACTTTTAAAGTTATTATGGAAAGATTACGCGCCCAAGGTTATACCGTTTACTCAAAGGTCCTCAATGCTTTGAATTTTGGAGTGCCACAAAAGCGAGAACGCATAATTATTGTAGGATTCCGAGAAAAAATAGATTTTACATGGCCAAAAGGGACTCATAATTATCCACCGCTCGCAAATATTTTGGAAGAGGATTCCATGGTTGACCCCTCGCTTTTTGCTTCCAAAAAAATTCAACAAAGCCGCATTGATCTTTGCAAAAATATTCCTGACTATCCTTCGATTTGGCACCAAAATAAATCTGGAAATATTTCAGCACTGCCTTATTCCTGTGCTTTGCGTGCTGGTGCATCTTATAGCTACTTACTGGTAAATGGGCGGCGGCGGCTCTCAGCTAGAGAAATGCTTCGCCTACAGGGATTCCCAGATAGCTTCAAAATTGTTGTTAGCTACACCCAACTCAGAAAACAAGCTGGAAACTCCGTAACGGTTCCTTTGATTCAAGCTGTAGCAG